A single genomic interval of Alligator mississippiensis isolate rAllMis1 chromosome 15, rAllMis1, whole genome shotgun sequence harbors:
- the LOC132245794 gene encoding uncharacterized protein LOC132245794 isoform X2, whose amino-acid sequence MRYSMHSGRPERCCTARAGPGRRGDTQQCSHACAAGAPCHDGPRANAGSSGVAGRLGNGRLHKLTRASGRVHAGNCSSAAAAAALRCPSLRLLEPGRGASEVWQPGDSAACRRPLLLAAKGKHVAPGRTRFTALPLLRPGSAAGPDRKLAFSLAARRSAVIGWSGRMGGGQRRTALLRFDWPLPGQAGGGARPPSPHSDWLTGKGVRAPLCADWSDSDPPRAGSPPTASLSSWRGTCPSWRPAGRLRVHPHAPYPAPAWEGEGRLRRLCQELEADLGAGLIFEDDVARGPVTPDPSPGMSRTATSRMLQGISLSEDGERETHG is encoded by the exons ATGCGTTATTCCATGCATAGTGGCCGGCCAGAGCGGTGCTGTACTGCGCGTGCGGGACCAGGCCGGAGGGGGGATACGCAGCAGTGCTCGCACGCATGCGCCGCAGGAGCCCCGTGCCACGACGGGCCGCGGGCAAACGCTGGTAGTTCCGGCGTGGCCGGTCGCCTCGGAAACGGGCGTCTTCACAAGCTCACACGCGCTTCCGGCAGGGTGCACGCTGGGAACTGTAGTTCTGCGGCGGCGGCTGCGGCCTTGCGGTGCCCGAGCCTGCGGCTGCTTGAGCCCGGCCGCGGCGCAAGCGAGGTTTGGCAGCCTGGAGACTCTGCCGCGTGCCGCCGGCCCCTGCTCTTGGCAGCCAAAGGGAAACACGTGGCTCCGGGCCGGACACGATTCACCGCACTTCCGCTCCTCCGCCCTGGAAGCGCGGCAGGGCCGGATCGGAAGCTCGCGTTTTCATTGGCCGCCCGGAGGTCTGCGgtgattgggtggagtggccgcatgggcggggGTCAGCGCCGCACCGCCCTTCTTCGCTTTGATTGGCCTCTGCCAGGGCAGGCGGGTGGAGGAGCCCGCCCTCCTTctccgcactctgattggctcaCGGGGAAAGGGGTTCGCGCTCctctgtgcgccgattggtccgactctgATCCTCCTCGTGCCGGGAGCCCGCCCACAGCAAGCCTCTCGAGCtggcggggcacgtgcccctcctgGCGCCCCGCTGGCCGGCTGcgcgtgcacccccatgcaccctacCCCGCCCCTGcttgggagggagaaggaaggctAAGAAGGCTGTgtcaggagctggaagctgatcTAGGAGCAGGGCTCATCTTTGAGGACGACGTTGCCCGCG GCCCAGTGActccagatcccagccctgggatgTCACGGACAGCCACCAGCAGGATGCTCCAGGGAATCTCACTCAGTGAAGACGGTGAACGTGAAACTCATGGTTGA
- the LOC132245794 gene encoding uncharacterized protein LOC132245794 isoform X1 codes for MRYSMHSGRPERCCTARAGPGRRGDTQQCSHACAAGAPCHDGPRANAGSSGVAGRLGNGRLHKLTRASGRVHAGNCSSAAAAAALRCPSLRLLEPGRGASEVWQPGDSAACRRPLLLAAKGKHVAPGRTRFTALPLLRPGSAAGPDRKLAFSLAARRSAVIGWSGRMGGGQRRTALLRFDWPLPGQAGGGARPPSPHSDWLTGKGVRAPLCADWSDSDPPRAGSPPTASLSSWRGTCPSWRPAGRLRVHPHAPYPAPAWEGEGRLRRLCQELEADLGAGLIFEDDVARGMPARAVIKNDVPATFCVSSPNVGARGHHLVHLMVRPVLRSRGSAAAGGAWRLCRADRRVLALPVGSVWFPVVVFRLGKCGKIALLSDMLA; via the coding sequence ATGCGTTATTCCATGCATAGTGGCCGGCCAGAGCGGTGCTGTACTGCGCGTGCGGGACCAGGCCGGAGGGGGGATACGCAGCAGTGCTCGCACGCATGCGCCGCAGGAGCCCCGTGCCACGACGGGCCGCGGGCAAACGCTGGTAGTTCCGGCGTGGCCGGTCGCCTCGGAAACGGGCGTCTTCACAAGCTCACACGCGCTTCCGGCAGGGTGCACGCTGGGAACTGTAGTTCTGCGGCGGCGGCTGCGGCCTTGCGGTGCCCGAGCCTGCGGCTGCTTGAGCCCGGCCGCGGCGCAAGCGAGGTTTGGCAGCCTGGAGACTCTGCCGCGTGCCGCCGGCCCCTGCTCTTGGCAGCCAAAGGGAAACACGTGGCTCCGGGCCGGACACGATTCACCGCACTTCCGCTCCTCCGCCCTGGAAGCGCGGCAGGGCCGGATCGGAAGCTCGCGTTTTCATTGGCCGCCCGGAGGTCTGCGgtgattgggtggagtggccgcatgggcggggGTCAGCGCCGCACCGCCCTTCTTCGCTTTGATTGGCCTCTGCCAGGGCAGGCGGGTGGAGGAGCCCGCCCTCCTTctccgcactctgattggctcaCGGGGAAAGGGGTTCGCGCTCctctgtgcgccgattggtccgactctgATCCTCCTCGTGCCGGGAGCCCGCCCACAGCAAGCCTCTCGAGCtggcggggcacgtgcccctcctgGCGCCCCGCTGGCCGGCTGcgcgtgcacccccatgcaccctacCCCGCCCCTGcttgggagggagaaggaaggctAAGAAGGCTGTgtcaggagctggaagctgatcTAGGAGCAGGGCTCATCTTTGAGGACGACGTTGCCCGCGGTATGCCGGCCAGGGCTGTCATTAAGAACGATGTTCCTGCTACGTTCTGCGTATCATCACCAAATGTTGGTGCCCGAGGCCACCATCTAGTTCACCTAATGGTTAGACCGGTTCTGCGCAGCCGGGGGTCTGCAGCGGCAGGTGGGGCTTGGAGGCTTTGTCGCGCGGACAGGCGAGTGCTGGCCTTGCCGGTGGGAAGCGTGTGGTTTCCTGTAGTTGTATTTAGACTTGGCAAGTGTGGGAAGATCGCCCTGCTTTCAGATATGCTTGCGTAG